A single Fusobacterium sp. JB019 DNA region contains:
- a CDS encoding 7-cyano-7-deazaguanine synthase has product MEKRKVRALALFSGGLDSALAIKLIKDQGIEVIALNFVSHFFGGKNEKAEKMAEQLGVKLEYVDFSKHHMDILKNPVYGRGKNMNPCIDCHALMFKFAGELLEKYDADFLISGEVLGQRPMSQNSQSLEKVKKLSEKGDIIIRPLSAKKLPLSKPEIDGLVDREKLMDISGRSRVRQIALAKEMGLVDYPTPAGGCLLTDPAYSKRLKIIEKDGLLEDGNAVIFDLLKKVRFYRFGEGKYLFVGRTKADNEEILKHKTLGKFFIRGKGVGGPYIIGYGDLSEEQTEFAKNLFSKYCKFKGKQEIEIFFNEEVMKVAEIDQAKMDEQIKKYQVVMN; this is encoded by the coding sequence GTGGAAAAAAGAAAAGTAAGAGCTTTAGCGTTATTTTCAGGAGGACTAGATAGTGCTTTAGCAATAAAACTAATTAAAGACCAAGGAATTGAAGTAATAGCTTTAAATTTTGTATCTCATTTTTTTGGAGGTAAAAATGAAAAAGCTGAAAAAATGGCCGAGCAATTAGGAGTAAAATTAGAATATGTTGATTTTAGTAAACATCATATGGATATATTAAAAAATCCTGTATATGGAAGAGGGAAAAATATGAATCCATGTATTGATTGCCACGCTCTTATGTTTAAATTTGCAGGGGAATTATTAGAAAAGTATGATGCTGACTTCTTAATATCAGGAGAAGTTTTAGGACAAAGACCAATGTCTCAAAATTCACAATCTTTAGAAAAAGTAAAAAAATTATCAGAAAAAGGTGACATCATTATAAGACCTTTATCTGCTAAAAAATTACCTTTAAGCAAGCCAGAGATAGATGGACTTGTAGATAGAGAAAAACTTATGGATATTAGTGGTAGATCAAGAGTAAGACAAATAGCTTTAGCAAAAGAAATGGGTTTAGTTGATTATCCAACTCCAGCAGGAGGATGTTTGTTAACAGATCCAGCTTATTCTAAAAGATTAAAAATAATAGAAAAAGATGGATTGTTAGAAGACGGAAATGCAGTAATTTTTGATTTATTAAAGAAAGTTAGATTCTATAGATTTGGGGAAGGAAAATACCTTTTTGTTGGAAGAACAAAAGCAGATAATGAAGAAATTTTAAAACATAAAACACTTGGCAAATTCTTTATAAGAGGAAAAGGTGTAGGTGGACCATATATAATAGGATATGGAGACTTATCAGAAGAGCAGACAGAATTTGCTAAGAATTTATTTTCAAAATATTGTAAATTTAAAGGAAAACAAGAAATAGAAATATTCTTTAACGAAGAAGTAATGAAAGTTGCTGAAATAGATCAAGCAAAAATGGATGAGCAAATAAAGAAGTATCAGGTTGTCATGAATTAA
- a CDS encoding fructose-1,6-bisphosphatase, which yields MEENKLKFLRLLSNSFPTIASTTSEIINLKAIMNLPKGTEHFLTDIHGEYKAFNHVLRNGSGVIKDKIQDIYGDTLEEAFKRQLATVIYYPEEKITFVQEQGTDMPSWYKVTIIRLIEVCRVVSSKYTDSKVRKALPSEFAYIIQELLHEKYYSADKKDYVRKIIDTIIELDRAKEFIIAISELIQRLTIDVLHIVGDIYDRGPHPHLIMDKLMHHHNVDIQWGNHDMLWMTAAAGQECAIANVIRICSRYSNTDILEDIYGINLLPLAKFAMNKYYNDECLQFIPKETNDEDIVMMARMHKAISVIQFKLEYNLIKRNPQFEMEDRLLLDKVNYNEGTIKIDGEEYKMLDNNFPTIDPKDPYKLTDEEKEIVKKLKHTFIHSEKLQKHVKFLFAKGSMFLKYNSNLLYHGCIPVDEKGEFIKVNLFGEELSGKAYLEELDRICREGYFNKTDKDMKQQCTDIMLYLWLGKDSPLFGKSAMKTFERYFIAEEETHKEVKNPYYSLYENRSFIEKIFAEFDLDINISHIINGHVPVKEKRGESPMKAEGRLIVIDGGFSKPYQRETGLAGYTLIYNSYGLKLVSHQPFKDVSKAIAECLDIHSSTRIVKRVLERKKVKDTDIGKKLQVQINDLYELLRAYRKGIIKEKHS from the coding sequence ATGGAAGAAAATAAATTGAAATTTTTGAGATTGCTATCTAATTCTTTCCCTACAATAGCAAGCACAACAAGTGAGATAATAAACTTAAAAGCAATAATGAATTTACCAAAGGGGACTGAACATTTTTTGACAGATATTCATGGGGAATACAAAGCTTTTAATCATGTTTTAAGAAATGGTTCAGGAGTTATAAAGGATAAAATTCAAGATATTTATGGTGATACATTAGAAGAGGCATTTAAAAGACAACTTGCTACAGTAATATATTATCCAGAAGAAAAAATAACTTTTGTTCAAGAACAAGGAACAGATATGCCAAGCTGGTATAAGGTTACTATTATAAGACTTATAGAAGTTTGTAGAGTAGTAAGTTCTAAATATACTGATTCTAAAGTAAGAAAAGCTTTACCTTCAGAATTTGCTTATATTATTCAAGAACTTTTACATGAAAAATATTATTCAGCTGATAAAAAAGATTATGTTAGAAAGATTATAGATACAATTATAGAGTTAGATAGAGCTAAAGAATTTATAATAGCAATATCAGAACTTATTCAAAGACTAACAATAGATGTATTACATATTGTTGGAGATATTTATGACAGAGGTCCTCATCCTCATTTAATTATGGATAAATTAATGCATCATCATAATGTTGATATTCAGTGGGGTAATCATGACATGCTTTGGATGACTGCAGCTGCAGGTCAAGAATGTGCAATAGCAAATGTTATTAGAATTTGTAGTAGATATTCTAATACAGATATATTAGAAGATATCTACGGAATAAATTTATTACCTTTGGCTAAGTTTGCAATGAATAAATATTATAATGATGAATGTTTACAATTTATTCCAAAAGAAACCAATGATGAAGATATAGTTATGATGGCAAGAATGCATAAGGCTATATCAGTAATTCAGTTTAAACTAGAATATAATTTAATAAAAAGAAATCCACAGTTTGAAATGGAAGATAGATTATTATTAGATAAAGTAAATTATAATGAAGGAACTATAAAAATTGATGGGGAAGAATATAAGATGTTAGATAATAATTTCCCAACTATAGATCCAAAAGATCCTTATAAACTAACAGATGAAGAAAAAGAGATAGTAAAAAAATTAAAGCATACATTTATTCATAGTGAAAAGCTTCAAAAACATGTTAAGTTTTTATTTGCTAAGGGAAGTATGTTTTTAAAATATAATTCTAATCTTCTATATCACGGATGTATTCCAGTTGATGAAAAGGGAGAATTTATAAAAGTTAATTTATTTGGAGAAGAACTTTCTGGAAAAGCATATTTAGAAGAACTTGATAGAATTTGTAGAGAAGGATATTTTAATAAAACAGATAAGGATATGAAGCAACAATGTACTGATATCATGCTTTATTTATGGCTTGGAAAAGATTCACCTTTATTTGGAAAATCAGCTATGAAAACATTTGAAAGATACTTTATCGCTGAGGAAGAAACACATAAAGAAGTTAAAAACCCTTATTATTCATTATATGAAAATAGAAGTTTTATTGAAAAAATATTTGCAGAATTTGATTTGGATATTAATATTTCTCATATAATAAATGGGCATGTACCTGTTAAAGAAAAAAGAGGAGAAAGTCCAATGAAGGCAGAGGGAAGATTAATAGTTATAGATGGTGGATTCTCAAAACCTTATCAAAGGGAAACAGGGCTTGCTGGATATACTTTAATTTATAATTCTTATGGATTAAAATTAGTTTCTCATCAACCTTTTAAAGATGTATCAAAAGCAATAGCAGAATGTTTAGATATCCACTCTTCAACAAGAATAGTAAAAAGAGTTTTAGAAAGAAAAAAAGTAAAAGATACGGATATAGGTAAAAAATTACAAGTTCAAATTAATGATTTATATGAATTATTAAGAGCTTATAGAAAAGGTATAATAAAAGAAAAACATTCTTAA
- a CDS encoding SHOCT domain-containing protein, with protein sequence MYECGIFNIIGGHWFSMPVLVFVLLFLWIVFNFKDKRNMKYDVMDKLNNLYATGEITEEEYLQRKRILKRR encoded by the coding sequence ATGTATGAATGTGGAATTTTTAATATAATTGGAGGACATTGGTTTTCTATGCCTGTTTTAGTATTTGTTTTATTATTTTTATGGATTGTTTTCAATTTTAAGGATAAAAGAAATATGAAATATGATGTTATGGATAAATTAAATAATTTATATGCTACTGGAGAAATAACAGAAGAAGAATATTTACAAAGAAAAAGAATTCTTAAAAGAAGATAA
- a CDS encoding SUMF1/EgtB/PvdO family nonheme iron enzyme, with protein MDTVKLNFVESIRNIDMLVNGLTEKMVELKEQYKELQQKKEIALKLSNIKNIDVNTVVAQGGSYRPYYLKVDKKVSPLHVSKYLVTQKLWFSIMETTPSHFIGEDLPVENISWIEALKFCNKLSIKKGLKPVYKIIDNKLSKIILDDGKEIDPCIADFSKTKGYRLPTEFEWEWFARGGNKGMEKGSFDSKFAGSDNIEDIAWSSSNSNLKTHNVGLKAPNELGLYDVSGNVWEWCFDSNYKHDRSSHDISSIEKNSFIYTDSEADRVIRGGSWFNRGEFMNLIHKYHFGTNNKDSSIGFRICRTY; from the coding sequence ATGGATACAGTAAAATTAAATTTTGTAGAATCAATCAGAAATATTGATATGTTAGTTAACGGTTTAACTGAGAAAATGGTTGAATTAAAAGAACAGTATAAAGAACTTCAACAAAAAAAAGAAATAGCGTTAAAATTAAGTAACATAAAAAATATTGATGTAAACACTGTTGTAGCTCAAGGTGGATCTTATAGACCTTATTATTTGAAGGTTGATAAAAAAGTTTCCCCTTTACATGTAAGCAAATATTTAGTTACACAAAAACTATGGTTTTCTATAATGGAAACAACACCCAGTCATTTTATAGGAGAAGATCTTCCTGTAGAAAATATTTCTTGGATAGAAGCTTTAAAATTCTGTAACAAGCTAAGTATAAAAAAAGGCTTAAAGCCTGTTTATAAAATAATAGATAACAAACTTTCAAAAATCATATTAGATGATGGTAAAGAAATTGATCCTTGTATAGCAGATTTTTCAAAAACTAAAGGTTACAGACTACCTACAGAATTTGAATGGGAATGGTTTGCTAGAGGTGGAAACAAAGGAATGGAAAAAGGAAGTTTTGATAGTAAATTTGCTGGATCTGATAATATTGAAGATATTGCTTGGTCATCTTCTAATTCTAATTTAAAAACTCATAATGTAGGATTAAAAGCTCCTAACGAATTAGGATTATATGATGTTTCTGGAAATGTTTGGGAATGGTGTTTTGATTCTAACTACAAACATGATAGAAGCTCTCATGATATTTCTTCTATAGAAAAAAATTCTTTTATTTATACTGATAGTGAAGCTGACCGAGTTATAAGAGGAGGCTCTTGGTTTAATAGAGGAGAATTTATGAATTTAATTCATAAATATCATTTTGGAACTAATAATAAAGATTCAAGTATTGGATTTAGAATTTGCAGAACATACTAA
- the gdhA gene encoding NADP-specific glutamate dehydrogenase — protein MNSYIKEVYDHLVERAPEEREFHQAAKEVLDSLEKVVSENETEYRRVALLERLVEPERTIIFKVPWEDDNGQMHVNKGYRIQFNGSIGPYKGGLRFNPTVRLGLLKFLGFEQIFKNSLTGLPIGGAKGGSDFDPSYKSDSEIKRFCKSFMTELYRHIGPYIDVPAGDLGVTGKEIGFLYGQYRRIKGMSESGVITGKPISIGGSLIRPEATGYGLSYFLKEILDDNNIDIIGKKVAISGYGNVAWGAALKMKELGAKVVTLSSSKGYIYVEEGLTKEMIDYMLVVRADSNQNLKDLADKFNLKFRIAGKPWEIPVDFALPCATQNELDFEDAKKLVNNGVIAVCEGANMPCTPDAIHHFEKNNVKYGCGKAANAGGVAISALEMSQNSIRYSWTAETVDNKLIDIMKHIYSSSKEMSLKYNVTLSQGANIAGFLKVANAMLVQGDY, from the coding sequence ATGAACAGTTACATCAAAGAAGTTTACGATCATTTAGTTGAAAGAGCACCAGAAGAAAGAGAATTTCACCAAGCTGCCAAAGAAGTATTGGATTCTTTAGAAAAAGTAGTTTCTGAAAATGAAACAGAATATAGAAGAGTCGCCCTTCTTGAAAGATTAGTAGAACCTGAAAGAACAATTATATTTAAAGTCCCTTGGGAAGATGATAATGGACAAATGCATGTGAATAAAGGCTATAGAATTCAATTTAACGGTTCCATAGGTCCTTATAAAGGAGGATTAAGATTTAATCCAACTGTTAGACTTGGATTATTAAAATTCTTAGGCTTTGAACAAATTTTTAAAAATTCTTTAACAGGTTTACCAATTGGTGGAGCAAAGGGTGGAAGTGATTTTGATCCTTCTTATAAATCTGACTCTGAAATTAAAAGATTTTGTAAAAGTTTCATGACTGAATTATACCGTCATATTGGGCCTTATATTGATGTCCCTGCTGGGGATTTAGGAGTTACTGGAAAAGAAATTGGATTTTTATATGGACAATATAGAAGAATTAAAGGAATGTCTGAAAGTGGAGTTATAACTGGAAAACCAATATCTATTGGCGGAAGTTTAATTAGACCTGAAGCTACAGGATATGGATTAAGTTATTTTTTAAAAGAAATTCTTGATGATAATAATATAGATATTATTGGAAAAAAAGTTGCTATATCTGGTTATGGAAATGTTGCTTGGGGAGCTGCTTTAAAAATGAAAGAATTAGGAGCAAAAGTAGTTACTTTATCTAGTTCAAAAGGATATATTTATGTTGAAGAAGGTTTAACTAAAGAAATGATTGACTATATGTTAGTTGTTAGAGCTGATTCAAATCAAAATCTTAAGGATTTGGCTGATAAATTTAATTTAAAATTTAGAATAGCTGGAAAGCCTTGGGAAATTCCTGTTGATTTTGCTCTTCCATGTGCTACTCAAAATGAATTAGATTTTGAAGATGCTAAAAAATTAGTTAATAACGGAGTTATTGCTGTATGCGAAGGAGCTAACATGCCTTGCACACCTGATGCAATTCACCATTTTGAAAAAAATAATGTTAAATACGGATGTGGTAAAGCTGCCAATGCTGGTGGAGTTGCTATATCTGCACTAGAAATGTCACAAAATAGTATTAGATATTCTTGGACTGCTGAAACTGTAGATAATAAACTTATAGATATTATGAAACATATTTATTCATCTTCAAAGGAAATGAGTTTAAAATATAATGTTACCTTGTCACAAGGAGCTAATATTGCTGGTTTCTTAAAAGTTGCTAATGCCATGCTAGTTCAAGGAGATTACTAA